The genomic region GCCCGCGCCTGAAACTCAAAACACCATCAGCAACCGGAACTTTGTCGCTGCATTGATGTCCTGAACGTTCGTGGCGAACCACCCCAAGGCTGTGCCCGGCGCAGCGGTACTCTTTCCCAAATAGTAGCCTCCGACGGTTTGGATGACATAGGTGCAGGCGCCGTGCTCGACGAATCTGAAAGTTTCCCATGCCTGCACCTGCGTCCGGTCCGTCACGAGACTGTCATAGCTGATCGTGCCGTGCGGAAGGCCGCCTCCCTTTACCGCCGTCACATAGTTGATGCCGTTTGAGGTCTGCAACGCATATGAACCGTCGCCCTGCCGTATGAGCCTGAAGCGTTGCCAGGCATTGTCAAACGGCTGCGGCCGCGCATTGTAATCAGAAAGAACGCCGAGCGCCCCGGTGACCACAATGTCCGGATGTGTCGCCACGTGGCCCCCTCCTCCGTACGCAAACAAAACCCCGCTCGGGCCGTTCAGCGCTGATATGGCGTATTGGTAGCCCGATCCCAGGTCGCCACACTTCCACAGATAGAACTGTTCCCAGGAATTGGGTTTCACCGCGTCGGTGTGGAAGGCATCCGTGGTTTTCCCTCCTGCCCCGACGGCCGTGAGGTAATGTCCGTTCACCGTCTGAATGGCGTTTCGCCATCCATATTGATCCAAGACGATCTTGAACGTTTCCCACGATTGTACTTGCGTCGCATCGGTGTGAAGCGGGTCGGTGGGCTGACCGTTGGGCAATACGGCGTTCGACAGACCTCCTCCGTTGACCGCCGTGAGGTAAGTGCCCTTCATGGTTTGAAAGGCATACTGTCCGCCGAAGCCGCTGCCTCCCAGCAGCTTGAATTGTTCCCACGCCCCGATGCCTCTGGCATCTGTGTGAAGAACGTTGGTCGTACGTCCGCCGCCGTCGACCGCCGTGACAAAGTTCTGATTGAAGGTTTGAATGGCAAATGCTCCAGGAAGCGGTGTCGGGGCAAGCTGAATAGGACGCGAGGGAATTTGTGATCCTACGCTGGGTTTGAGGCGCGGTGAAAGTCCTCGCTCTTGAATGTCACTATCCGGAAGTTGGCCCGGTTGCGGATTGGTGTCCGTCGTTGACACTGCCTGAGCATCCTGTGACACGGACGGAGTCGACTCCGTGGCGCAAGCCGCCAGATTGAACACGAGGATACCTGCCACGAATATGGAAACCGGTCGAGCGTGCTGCATCCTCCACCTCCACCACGGTTGTAACCGGATACAATGTTCTTTGAACGACATCCTGCGCTGCATTCCGCCGCCATAGTCCTGTTGCATCCATGTGTCGAATGCCGTGCCGTAAAGGTTCACGGACTGGCCAGAGCATTTGATGACGGGCCGTGGTTTATGACGCGTCCATGATCAGAGTTTCCCGGCAACGATCTGACACGTAGAACGCCTCGTCGCCGACGCCGGTGACCGGTTCGATCGGTGGTGCCGGAATATCACTTCTGCGGCATTACTCCTGCCCTCTGTGAGCGCTCGCTGTCGCGAATGCCCGGTTGGTCTTCTCCGCACGTCTATGAGATCCGATGATATGTGCTTCGTTTGAACAAGACAATCCCCCATCATTTGCTGCTGTTCTTCGATCCGTCGAGAGGGGCATGCGATGTTCACTCCACAGCTTGCTCCAGCAGCGTACCCACGGAGTGAAGCTTTGAGGTGAATTCAACCGGTACGGCGTGCCGTTCCTGGAGCAACTCCGGTGAATTATACGTGAGCCAGACCTTTCCTTCTGCATCTTCCCAGGCCAGGGCTTTCATCGGAAGATCGATGGCCGCAGTCGGTCGTGCGACCATCAATGCCGTTCCGCCCTTTGGATTACCGAAGATGAGCAGTTGAGCGGGTGACATCGTGAGTCCGACGTTCTTTGCCTCTCCGCCATGATCGATACGCGCAAACACCTTCATCCCTTTGGACGTCACGGCCTGCTCGATCCGGTCGATGGTGTCGGAAACCGAGTAGCGGCTGGGCTTCGTAATCAAGTGGCTTTCCGCACGTGCTGTGCCGGCACTCACCGGCGTGAACCCTATGCCAAGCAGCAGCGCGCCGTTCAGTAGTGCCTGAATGAGTTTCATAGGCCACCTCTCTTTCCTTCTCGTCTCGCAAGTCCATGCATCAACGATGTGGATGGATCGTCAAGCTTCGGCTGCGGGAGTCTTGGCTCGAATCTCTAGGAAATCTTGATGGACTGGGATCCGGTATCCGCCTTCGGCGGACGCAAAGTGAGCCTGGAGATAGGCTTCCACGTCGCGCCTTGCCGGCGCGTGCTTCATGTCCAACAGGTTCAGCATGAATTCAGCGACGGCATACGTTCTGGCCAGGTCCGGCGTCGTCACGTGTGCGTGATCGAGCGTCGTGACGACGTCGTAGCGATCGCCGTGCTTCGTGCGAAATGTCTCGGCGGTCCTCCGCAGTTCGAAGCGGTGCCCCAGGAAATGATGGAGCATATTCATGCACCCGCTCTCGCGGTGCTGGAGGACGACGATCGTGACGCCGGTCGGGGACATCCAGGACACGAGGCGCTCCAGATGCGCGAACCAGTCCTCCGCCGGGATATAATAGAACGTGTGGGAACACAACACGAGATCACCCGGTGCCGGCGGCCGGGCCGTCATGATCGATTGGCCGATGGCTTCGGCCAGGGGAACCGCCTGTTGCAGCTGCTTGAGGAGATAGGCGTTCGGTTCGATGGCGATGGTACGTTCAAAGGCGGGAGCGAACGTCCGTGCGAGCTCGCCGTTGCCCGCACCGGCATCGATGAATACTTTGCGCGCCGGCAGACGGTCCACCACCTGCTGAAGCCATCCTTTGGCGTTTCGCTTCTGGTCCGTGTGGTCCAGGAAGACTTGAAAGGCCTGTTTGTACGCTTCGCCCTGGGAATCGAAGATGCGCACGCGTTCTTGATCGGTCATCTGAACCTCCGTCGTGTGGCTCCTATACCATCGAACGGTCACGGCTGCAAATCACAAAACTAACCTGTTCCTCAGGGTTGTCTGAACGCTCAGACATGGCTCGACGGAAGGATGAGTCGGTTCAATGGCAGGTCAATGACTCGATGTCGGCAGCGGTCGGTCGAAGTGGAGTGAGATCCCGAAGACGAAAATCTGCGAGGAGTAGTCTCCCTGGATGGTCTCGGTTCGAAGGGTCGCCCGGTTGTATTTGAACTCCCCGAAGAGTGCCAGTTGCGGCATCACGAAATAGCGGGCTCCGGCGATCAGGTTCACGCCGAGACTGACGTTGGTGTCCCCGCTGGTCGAGAAGAACAGCGCGGGGCCGATTCCGCCGTAGGGTTCGAGCTCCGCGACCAAGGACGGGCTGCGCACGATGGCATTGATGGCCCAGGTCGTCAGCTGCATATGGGAACCCGCCATCGTTTCCGAGAAGACTCTCCCCGGCACGCCTCCCACGACGGTCTGTTGCTTGATGTTCAGCTGTGACGTAAAGGCTTCCGTTTCCAGCCCGAACCACTCGCGTTTGGGGAAGAAAAACCCCACCTTCGCGCCATAGAACGGGGAAGCTTTCTCCATATCGATGTCGGCGACTCGAGCGTCGGTCACGCCTCCTGCCAGCGTGGGGCTATTCACGGTGGCATTGGAGAGACTGCCCGGCAGGATCACGCCGGTCTGGCCGACGATGTACCATTCTGCCTTGGCGGGGAGTGCGGCGAGATAGACGATGGTGAAGAGACAGAGAGCCGTGGAAATGGAGTGACGCGAAACAATCGTTCTCAATAGACCGCCTTCATCGAGGTTCAATCGGCAGGGCGACACCGACCCGATACCGCAGTCGTTCGCCTACTGGCCGCATGTTAACACGATTGACGAATCGTGCGGTCGAGTAACTGAAAAACCACACATGAGAAGTGGAGACCAGGCGTGATGGAGTCGCCGAGGGTTACGAAGGAGCGTGAACATCACATGCGAGCCGATCGACTTGCCCGAGCCCTCCGGGAGATGTACAGTTCGACACACATTCTGCGGGAGGACGGTCATGAGCAAGGCA from Nitrospira japonica harbors:
- a CDS encoding DUF302 domain-containing protein, which produces MKLIQALLNGALLLGIGFTPVSAGTARAESHLITKPSRYSVSDTIDRIEQAVTSKGMKVFARIDHGGEAKNVGLTMSPAQLLIFGNPKGGTALMVARPTAAIDLPMKALAWEDAEGKVWLTYNSPELLQERHAVPVEFTSKLHSVGTLLEQAVE
- a CDS encoding fascin domain-containing protein, coding for MQHARPVSIFVAGILVFNLAACATESTPSVSQDAQAVSTTDTNPQPGQLPDSDIQERGLSPRLKPSVGSQIPSRPIQLAPTPLPGAFAIQTFNQNFVTAVDGGGRTTNVLHTDARGIGAWEQFKLLGGSGFGGQYAFQTMKGTYLTAVNGGGLSNAVLPNGQPTDPLHTDATQVQSWETFKIVLDQYGWRNAIQTVNGHYLTAVGAGGKTTDAFHTDAVKPNSWEQFYLWKCGDLGSGYQYAISALNGPSGVLFAYGGGGHVATHPDIVVTGALGVLSDYNARPQPFDNAWQRFRLIRQGDGSYALQTSNGINYVTAVKGGGLPHGTISYDSLVTDRTQVQAWETFRFVEHGACTYVIQTVGGYYLGKSTAAPGTALGWFATNVQDINAATKFRLLMVF
- a CDS encoding outer membrane beta-barrel protein, yielding MRTIVSRHSISTALCLFTIVYLAALPAKAEWYIVGQTGVILPGSLSNATVNSPTLAGGVTDARVADIDMEKASPFYGAKVGFFFPKREWFGLETEAFTSQLNIKQQTVVGGVPGRVFSETMAGSHMQLTTWAINAIVRSPSLVAELEPYGGIGPALFFSTSGDTNVSLGVNLIAGARYFVMPQLALFGEFKYNRATLRTETIQGDYSSQIFVFGISLHFDRPLPTSSH
- a CDS encoding class I SAM-dependent methyltransferase, producing the protein MTDQERVRIFDSQGEAYKQAFQVFLDHTDQKRNAKGWLQQVVDRLPARKVFIDAGAGNGELARTFAPAFERTIAIEPNAYLLKQLQQAVPLAEAIGQSIMTARPPAPGDLVLCSHTFYYIPAEDWFAHLERLVSWMSPTGVTIVVLQHRESGCMNMLHHFLGHRFELRRTAETFRTKHGDRYDVVTTLDHAHVTTPDLARTYAVAEFMLNLLDMKHAPARRDVEAYLQAHFASAEGGYRIPVHQDFLEIRAKTPAAEA